GAAGTTGCGCCGCTCGATGTACATGGAGCGGGAGATGACATCCGCGTCCACCGTCACGTCCGGCTTGCCCCCGGTGCCCGACAGCCCGCACGCGGCGGGCAGCCGCAGGAAGGGCGTGGACTCCAGGGCCGGCACCTTGCCTCCGCCATACGCCACCACCCGTCCTGGCCGCAGCGGCATCGTCGGCGTCAGCTGGTCCACCGGCGGAGCCAGGCCCGCGAGGAAGTCGGCGTAGCCATCCCCGTTGAGATCTCCCGCGCCAACGGTCGCGAAGCTCACGAGCCCCGGGAACTCCGGGCCCACCGAGTTGCTCTTGGGCCAGGCCCAGTCCGGACGCATGTCGGCGGAGATCCCCTGCTTGGGGAAGAACGCGTACAGACGCCCGAACGCGCTCAGCAGGAACTCCGTCTCCCGGTTGTCCTTGTCCAGATCCCCCACCTGGACAAGGCCCGAGGACAGACTGAGGCCGGGGTACGCGGGGTCCGCGATGATGCTCCAGATGGATGCCGGGGAGATGCCACCTTCGGGTTGGAAGAGATGCACCGCCACCCGGCCCTGGTAGCCCAGCACGGCCTCGCGATGGCCATCCCCGTTCTGGTCCGGGAACAAGGCGATCAAGGACTCGGGGGCCGTCCAGGTGGGCGAGGCCCGCAGCCCTCCCTCGCAGATTCCAGGCTCGTCTATCTTGCAGCCCGGGTAGAGCTGGGAGCCCGCCGCCGTCACGAGCAGCAGCTCTCCCGTCCCGTCGCCATCGAGGTCCCCCGTGCGGAGGGTCCGCCCGGCCCGCTCGGGGAACGTCCTCACCAGGGTGAAGGGAGCATCCGCCGCAGGCGTGGCGCGATAGATGCTGGTGCGCCGCGTCGAGGCCTGGTTGACGACGAGATCATCGAGCCCATCCCCGTTCAGATCGCTGAGGAAGGCCGCGTAGTGGACCCCGATGAACGGCACGCGGAACAGGGGCTGCTGGAGCACGGCCCCGAGGTCCGCCTTGCCCGCGAAGACGAGCGTCCCCGTGAACTGGGAGCGGACGAGGATGTCGGCGAAGCCGTCCCCGTTCACGTTCCCGATGGACACCACGCTGCCGCGTCCGCTCGCGGACGGGTTGGAGTTCTGCCAGTCCAGCTCGGCGATGATGGGGTCGGAGAAGGACGAGCCATTGCCGGCGTAGAGGACCAGCGAGCCCTTGCCCGTCATCGACGAGCACGGAGGCGCCGC
The sequence above is drawn from the Archangium gephyra genome and encodes:
- a CDS encoding lysyl oxidase family protein, with amino-acid sequence MKLSRVLVSTALAVVLGGCPTPPPNPPEEQGPFLSDTPLWMLEAPESLRQSCFGSSIALGDVNGDGKKDLVVAAPPCSSMTGKGSLVLYAGNGSSFSDPIIAELDWQNSNPSASGRGSVVSIGNVNGDGFADILVRSQFTGTLVFAGKADLGAVLQQPLFRVPFIGVHYAAFLSDLNGDGLDDLVVNQASTRRTSIYRATPAADAPFTLVRTFPERAGRTLRTGDLDGDGTGELLLVTAAGSQLYPGCKIDEPGICEGGLRASPTWTAPESLIALFPDQNGDGHREAVLGYQGRVAVHLFQPEGGISPASIWSIIADPAYPGLSLSSGLVQVGDLDKDNRETEFLLSAFGRLYAFFPKQGISADMRPDWAWPKSNSVGPEFPGLVSFATVGAGDLNGDGYADFLAGLAPPVDQLTPTMPLRPGRVVAYGGGKVPALESTPFLRLPAACGLSGTGGKPDVTVDADVISRSMYIERRNFPEAACEVTEHCVGAPGDRRLLRFSVSIPNLGSGAVSIPPPDVRPDLYQFDSCHQHEHLVGFASYELLTSGNELVAVGRKQGFFLVDLVPYCGDAPAPFIDPNGAQGISPGWADVYAGDYPCQWLDITDVPDGTYALRIGVDKSDIVDEEDVHPNSVDVRVKISGTTVEVVP